The Ignavibacteriales bacterium sequence TATTTCCCGGAGTACTAAATGAATTTTTAAGATGAATTTTATTTTCCGCATCTTTTTCTAATATCAATATTCTGGAATCTATTAATTGCGCTATAAAATGTTTCTCATCCCATTTATCAACCATAATTGCCGGAGAAGGTGTTTCTATTTGTTGGACCAGTTTCCCATCGTGAGTATATACTGAAATTCCTTTTTCATGATCCGCAACCATAATCGAATTGTCATTAACAAATGTTCTGCTTGCTCTTCCTTTAGTTTCAAATGAGGATTGCTGAATCAACTTCCCTTCCTTAATCTGATACAAATAAATTTTGCTTTCATTCTTAAAGAAGAACAAGGCAAAAAGAAGAAGCGCCGCAAGAGGAATTAATATCACCCATTTTCTTTTAATGATGATTATGGTCAGTATCCCGGCGGCAGCGCCCAACCACGCCGCCCGCGTATAGCTTGAGAACAAGCCGACCGCAGATATAATAAATGCGGCAAAGTAAAAAATCCTAATTGAGAGTTTCCCCTTTTCATTGATTAATAGAGCAAATAAGAAAATAGTAGTAAGACTCATCAAACCGCCGGCGGTCATTACGTACTGAAACGGAGACGGTCCCTTTGATTCTATGCTGTACAACTGTGCAATAAAATGTTCGTAAGCTATCGCAATATAAACTACCATTGTAAGTAGTGCCGCTCCGAGGTAAATCTTGAAATAAAGCTTTGCTCTTTCGGTATCATTCACAGAAGCAGCAATTGTATATACGATTGGAATTAAAACTAGCCGCTTGAAGAAATTCCGGAATGCATTAGCGTGATCGATAGAAAAAAGAGCAGAAATAAATTCAGCAGTTAAAAAGAGAATGAACACCAGTTCAAGACCGTTCTTTTCAAACTTATTTTCTCTTGTAATTAAATATTGTACTACAAGAAGAATGAGCGCAAAGAAATATCCGATCTGATTTACAAAAATGGAATTTGTTAAACTGATTATAAAAAGTATTATAAACCCAAAAACGATTTTATCTATTGTAACATTATTTTTTTTATTGAACATTATTTAATCTCTGAATTGTAGTTCATATAATTTTTTGTAAATCCCTTTCTCTTCTTTCAGCAGTTCATCATGTTTTCCGTCTTGAACAATTTGCCCTTTATCGAGAACAATGATACGGTCAGCATTGCGAATTGTACTTAGTCGGTGCGCTATTACAAATGTTGTTCTATCAGCCATTAAGCGCTCTATAGCCTGTTGAACGAGTACCTCCGATTCGTTATCAAGGGCAGAAGTCGCTTCATCAAAGATCATTATTGGAGGATTCTTCAATAAGGCGCGCGCAATTGAAAGGCGCTGCCGCTGCCCGCCGGAAAGTTTTGTTCCTTTCTCTCCAACAATAGTATCATAACCGTGCGGAAGTTCAAGTACAAAATTATGCGCGTTGGCAGCTTTTGAGGCGGAGATTAATCTTTCTTCTGAGCAGTCATCAATTCCATAGGCAATATTGTTTTTAACAGACTCATTGAAAAGAACGGTTTCTTGAGTTACAATTCCCATAAGCTTTCTTAAATCTTCCAAACGAATTTCCTTTATATCAATTCCATCAAGAAGAATTTTGCCCGACGTAGGATCATAGAATCGCGGAAGAAGATCAACACATGTTGTTTTGCCGGCGCCGCTGCTTCCTACAAAAGCAATCACGTTTCCCTTCTTTACACTTAAATTGATATTATTCAGCACCAGTTCATTATCATCATCATAATGAAACGACACATTTTGAAATTCAATTTTATCTTTGAAATCGGAAATCGAAACCGGAGATGATACATTTTTGATTCTGGGTTCGGTATCTAATATTTCAAAAACTCTCTCGGCTGCGGCACTCGATTCTTGAATTCTATTATTTACGCCGCTTAATTCTTTTATCGGCGGCATCATTTGAAATATCGCGAGCAGAAATACAATGAACTCGCTGGCATTGAGTGTTTTATCAACTAGAACAAGTTCTCCGCCGTAGTAAATCATCGCGCCGCCGACAACAACGCTTAAAAATTCAGTTAGAGGAGATGCGATATTTCTAACGCGTGCCATTTTTAAAACTAATTTGAAAAAACTTTGGGTCTGGACTTTGAATTTTTTGTTCTCATAGTTTTCCATACCAAATGCTTTTACAATCTTTACGCCCGTTATTGTTTCGTGAAGAGTGGTTGTTATATCAGCCATCATTTCTTGAAGCTGCCCGCTCTGTTTTCTAAGAATTAAACCGATCCAGCTTATTACTCCAATTGTAAACGGCAAAACCACGAGTGAAAATAAAGTTAACCTCCAGCTTATTGAAACCGCCAATCCAAGAAAGAATAATATTGTAAGAGGTTCGCGAACCATATTAAGGAATACGGCAGAAACACTCGCTTGAACAACATTAACATCATTGGTGATTCGTGAAATTAAATTACCGGTTTTTTCATTTTTGAAATAACTCATTGGCAATTTATGAAGATGAACATAAGATTGATTTCTCAGGTCGCGGATCATCCCCTGTTCAACAAAAGCCATATAGTAGGCTTGCAGATAACCAAAAACATTTTTAAGAAGGAATGCAAACAAAATCAAAAAACAGATCTTCAAAAGAATTTCTCTATCGGTTCCGCTGAAAAGATAATTTTTAAACGATTCGGCAATTTCGTTCCCAATTTTCGAAAGCCAGTTTCCTGCCGAAGTATCAATAGTGGTTTGCGTCAATGATTTTGTTTGCGGCTGTAATGCGCCTTTCTCTTGAAATAATGTATTCAATAGCGGGATTAACAAATAAACCGAAATTGTATTTAGCAATGCATACAAGATTGAAAAGAGTACCGAAGCCGTAAGATGCTTTCGGTAAGGTTTGATATATGATAGTACCCGGTAGTAAGTTTTCATCAAATTCTCACATTGGAAGATTGGCTAATCCACAACCGCTAAACATTGAAATAGTATATATTATTTTGTCTTTCTTGTAATCGTAAATTTTGATTTGAGAGTTTTGGACAGAATGCTCATCAAAAAATAACAACTTTCCGTGAACTAATAAATTTCCATACTTATTTCCGGAAAAGATTCTAATCGTTTTTTTCTCAACCGCGTTTATAATTAAAATTTGCTGTCCGATCTCATTTTTACTGATTGCTGATCTGCCGCCAGTGTTATATGTGATAAGAAAAAGATAATTACCGTCATCGGACCAAAGTCCGTCTTTAATTTTCTCTTTAGTTTTAAAAATTATCTGCTCGGATTTCTCACTAAAATCTCTTAGGTAAATGTAAGATTCTCCTTGCGAATAAACCTCTCTAAAACGGAAGCGATTGTTCAGTGAAATAGGGACGGGATTAACTTTCGGAGGTGCTGGAAACCCGTTTTGGAGAAGATCAAACGACCTTTCATTAACCTTACCTAGAATACCGTTCAGATCAACTGGAAATATTTTTTGATTTACTATTCCGGAATTAACCGAATCATATGAAGTAAAATTTATTTTAAGAGTATCGGGGTTTTCCCAGTAAGAGTAAAGTTGAACTCCATTTCCAAATTCTGTTATCTCTTTACTTTGTTCTTCTTCACGCATATATTTATAAAGTTTTGCATTGTGTATGAATCTTATTCCGCCGAACTTACCGTAACTGCCAGCCGTAGTTAAAAAGATTGTATTATTATCTTTCGAAGGATTAAGCGCTATAACTTTTTCATCCAAATTACTCCACTCAACTTCCGTTTGTTTCGTAATCAAATTAAAGTTAAAGACCGATGGTCTATCAAGATATTTGGCAACAAAGAGAACATTTGCGTAGGTATCTAGGGTTGGTTTACCTTCATGTGTAATTTTATATTCTGTAATGAGTGAATCCGAGAAAAAATTGTATGCAGACTTTCCTGCTTCCATTGAAGTTGAAAATCTACCGTAAAACAATTTGTAATTTCTCTCATATACTCTTTCGATCCTTAGTTTACTCCACAAAGACGGATTTAACGATGATCTAAAATCTTCGACTTGATCTTGTTTTTTGAACTCGCCCAGCAAAATTGAATACGAATTTTGCTTTTCTTTTTCCTTATCCGAATTCGAACATGAAAGCAAAAGCGAAATTACAATTACAAAAATGAGCCGGGATATTTTTTGAAATCGCATAATCATATTACAAAGATAATGAATAGGGAGTTATATTTAGCCGCGCGGATGATGATCTCGATGGACTTGTTTGATATAATTACGGTCAATGTGAGTATAGATTTGAGTAGTGGAAATGTCGGCATGACCAAGCATCTCTTGCACCGCACGCAGATCCGCACCGCCTTCCAGCAAATGTGTAGCAAATGAATGCCGGAATGTATGAGGATGAATTTCTTTTTTTATGCCGGCTTCCTCCGCATAACGGTTAACAATATTCCAAATTGACATTCTTGAAATTTTACTTCCCATCTTCATATTTAAGAATACAAAATTCTGACTCTTCGATTTTTTCTCTAAATGCGGACGCGAATGCAGTAAGTACTTCTTCAACCAGTTGATCGCACTGCTTCCAAGCGGCACAATTCTTTCTTTTGATCCCTTGCCCAACACTCTGACAACTTCATCATCAAAATAAAGATCATTTATTTTCAGATTAATCAGTTCCGATACACGTAAGCCGGAAGAATATAATGTTTCCAGAATTGCTTTGTCCCGCAGACCAGTTATATCATCTGTATTAGGTGCGTCAAGGATTTTTTCGATTTCATTAAACGATAAAACCGCTGGTAATTTTCTTCCAATCTTAACCGGAGTAAGTTTGCCGGTTGGGTTTTTTTCAATGTAATTATTGTTTTCTAAATAACGGAAAAACCCTTTTAAAGATGACATGTAACGTGCAGCTGTTGAGCTTTCCACACCCATCTCTCTTTGGCGTTCAAAGAATGAAGATAAATGATTGGATGATACTTCATTAAAATCAGTAATTGCTTTGTCTTCAAGAAAAGAAAGGAATTTTTTTAGATCGTTGCGGTAAGCATTTGTAGTATTAGTGGAAAGGTTTTTTTCATATTGTAGAATAGCCAGATATTCTTTTACAAATTCATCCATAATTTATTCTTCTGGCTTTATGCTTTCTAGTTCTTCCTGATCTGGATATCTAATTCTTTTATGATGCTGACCCACCAAGATACTCAAAAATGAATCTTTTATTTTCTTCACATCTGAGAATGTTAAAGGTGCATCGTCTAGCTGTCCATCATCAATTCTGCTGTTGATCAAATTGTTTACAACATTTTCAATTTTTTGAGAATCAGAATCACTTAGGGAACGGACTGTTGATTCGCATGCATCCGCCAGCATTACAATTGCCGTCTCTTTTGTAATCGGTTTGGGTCCCGGATAGCGGTAGTCATTTATATTAACTTTTTCTTCACCGTAAAGTTCTTTTGCCTTTGAGTAGAAATATAACATAACCATTGTACCATGGTGCATTGGAATGAAGTCTATAATTTCTTTAGGAAGTTTATAGGTTTCGGCTAATTCTATCCCTTTGGATACATGAGCCATAATTAGTTTTACACTTTGGTCGGGTGTAAGTTGCTCATGTACATTATTAGAATTAGTTTGATTTTCGACAAAACTTTCCGGATCTAGTATTTTTCCGATATCATGATAATACGCACCCACACGTGCCAAAATTGGATTAGCGCCTATTTTTTCGGCGGCAGTTTCTGCCAGCGTTCCCATAGTTATTGAGTGATTAAATGTTCCGGGAGCGTTTTTAGAAAGTTCTTTTAGTAACGGTCTATTGAAATCGGTTAATTCAAGTAAAGTAAGGTCTGTAGTTATATTAAAAAATCTTTCTATAAAAATTATCAACCCGTATGTTATTACCGGGCTTATCAAAGCATTAGAACCGGCAAATGCAAAACTAGATAACATCTGCTCGAATGAATCAAATCTCTCAAATCCGAATGCAATAATGCTCATGACATAACCAATAAAAATATATAGGAACGAACGAAAGATTTGAGTACGGTTTTTAATGTCTCTAACTGTATATGCTGCAAGACTTCCAGCGATTATATTCATCAAGGCAAAGGCATAATCGTTTCCTTGTAATCCGCCTACGATAAGAGATGATACAACTGTTCCGTAAAACCCTACTCTTGAGTCGAAGATCATTGTGAGCAACATCGAGGCAACCGGAACAAGTACAAGAAATTCTACCGCAGTAGAAACATTGATTTGATAAACGAAAAATGCCAACACACTAATAAAAAGGATTATAATAGCTATTAAAAGAATTTTCAGATTATCTTTATAAATTTTCTTTCTGAAGAGACGAATATAAATTATTAGCGGTAATACAATAATTAGTATATGTAAGAACTTCCCGATACTTTGTAATGATTTGCCGACAAATCCAATTTCTTCACCTTTCGCGATCCGGTAGGAATCAATTTTTAATTTTGTCTCGGGTTTGATTCTATCATGCTTGGCAACAATTCTTTCATTCTCGTTAACAATTCCAACATTACGTGGGACTTTATCTTTTGCATTTTGTACAGCAATATCTGTGAGCTGCTGGCTATAAATTAGATTCGGCTTAATAAAATTTGATACATATTCTTCAACCGCTTCATTCAATTCACCATTATTTCCCACATTGCTTGTAAGGTAAAAATTAACAAAATCATTTACGCTTTTTCGGTCCAGGTAAGATGTCTTTGGAAATATTTTTTCAAACTTTCCGTCTCGTACTGTTATACTGTCTCTTGGAATTTCACTATAGGTTAGATTAAGAAGACCTCGTTGATAAATATTTTTTACAATTTCAAATGAATAATCAAATATTCGTGCGAGAGAAATGAGTTTGTATGTTTTTACTAATTTACGTTGGCGGGACAGATTATAAAAAACACTATAAGAATTATCACTCAAAAAAGTTGTTTTCTTCTCATTACTGCTGCTTTTTGATAATACCTGAGAGAGGAAAACATTGTATTTCCTAAGCGAATCCAATTTGATATTAGCAATATTGTTATCTCTGAGAAAGATCGGTTGAATCAACCTGGCTGCATTTAATTTTTCATTCTCATACTGCACCGGATCTTTTAAAATTTCAAAAGTAGTCGAAGCAATTAGATCGTCATGTATCCAGACCGAACCAACAGTAACTTCCGATTCGATTGATTCACCATGCGGAAACATCAAAACAATGAGAATTACTGTAATAAACACAATAATAAGTTTAATTCGTAAACTCGACCGTAATTTTATTTTCGTGTTCGGCTGCATGATTTTATTTTTTTGCCTGAAGGAGGATTTTTAAAAATTCGGCAACTCCGTCTTCATTATTGGTTCTATTGGTTATTATATCCGCCATTTTTTTAATTTCCGGTACAGCGTTAGTCATAGCAATTTTTAAAGCGTCCGTATCAAACAAAGATTTATCGTTATACCAGTCGCCAAGCACCGCTGTTTTGTCCATTCTAATTTTCAAATGCCTAATTAGTTTTCTTAGTCCTTCACCTTTACTACATCCCATTTTTCTAATTTCAAGATAATAAGTTCCACCAAGAGATTGAGATTTATAATATAAAGAGCGAATTCCGAATGTATGCGGGAAAGTCATTTTCTTTGCAACATATTTTACACTTTCTTTGTAATCACCCATAATAACTACTTCTAGAGTTTTATCAAGAAAATCATCGTAGGCATCTACTTGCTTGTATTTAGCGCCGAATTTGTTAAGAATAAGAGGAACGTGTGCATTTCCCTCTGTAAAATAAATCGCTAAATCATGACATAATGCAATTTTGAGTAAGTATTTATCTGCTAAATGGAGTGAGCGCAATACATATTTTTTAGGCAGATAAGCTTCAAAAATACTCTTCTCGCCGGGGGATCTTTGAATCAACGAACCATCAAGTGTAATCAACGGAATATTTATTTCGAGAAGATCTGCATATTCTGTTACAGCGCTGAGCAATCTTCCCGTCGCAATTGAAAATTTTACACCTAGTTGAGTTAGCTCTTTAACAAGCATCTTTGTTTCTTCACCCAGATTTCCATTATCATTCAGTAATGTACCGTCCAGATCAAAAACAACTAATTCTATTTTGCGGAGAAACTCTTTACTAAACATTATTGTCTAAAAATAATTTCACTAATGAAAATGATATTGAAGAAATATATTAGTTTCATTTTATTTATTCGTTCAACTCAAGAGATAATTCCTTCTTCTTTCTGCTTCCACGAATATATTTGGGGGTAGATTCTATTTGATGTGCAAAAGTGGTTTGTTCTCTTTATAATGTTTCCAATTCTTTTAATGCTTCATTTACTGTGTTGCAGACATGAAGAACTCTATCAAGCTGAGAGATTTCTATGAGTGTCTTTACATTTTTAGTAGGCGACGCAATTCTAATATGACCTTCGTTAGATTGAAGGATTCTAAATGCAAGTAAAATTGCGCTTAATCCGGAACTGTCACAGTATTCAACTTCCGAAAGATCAATGATCAACTTTTTCACATCTTCGGTATGAAGTAGAATTGTAAACTCACCTTTAACAAATCCGGCAATGGAAGCATCAAACCGTTTTTCATTCAATTTGAATGTGGCTATATCGCCAATCTTTTTTAATTCGTAATTAAAATTTTCGCTCATATTCCTATTTCTATAAATTGGATTTTTACACTACTAATCTACAAATTCAATTAAATAATCCAAACATTATTAATCAAAACATTCTAAGATAGTTCAGAAAACTACGGTATGCGACCTCAGGATTTGTGTTTTTATCTACTATTTGCATGTTATAATAACCTCCGGAAAACTCTTTCTCAAAACTCACTCTAATCTTGGATTTTACAACATTTGCAACAGCGCTAAAAAAAACATCCTCGGAACGGTTCAGATCCACAACCACTTCAAATTCCTTCTG is a genomic window containing:
- a CDS encoding Cof-type HAD-IIB family hydrolase, translated to MFSKEFLRKIELVVFDLDGTLLNDNGNLGEETKMLVKELTQLGVKFSIATGRLLSAVTEYADLLEINIPLITLDGSLIQRSPGEKSIFEAYLPKKYVLRSLHLADKYLLKIALCHDLAIYFTEGNAHVPLILNKFGAKYKQVDAYDDFLDKTLEVVIMGDYKESVKYVAKKMTFPHTFGIRSLYYKSQSLGGTYYLEIRKMGCSKGEGLRKLIRHLKIRMDKTAVLGDWYNDKSLFDTDALKIAMTNAVPEIKKMADIITNRTNNEDGVAEFLKILLQAKK
- a CDS encoding STAS domain-containing protein is translated as MSENFNYELKKIGDIATFKLNEKRFDASIAGFVKGEFTILLHTEDVKKLIIDLSEVEYCDSSGLSAILLAFRILQSNEGHIRIASPTKNVKTLIEISQLDRVLHVCNTVNEALKELETL
- the xerD gene encoding site-specific tyrosine recombinase XerD, with amino-acid sequence MDEFVKEYLAILQYEKNLSTNTTNAYRNDLKKFLSFLEDKAITDFNEVSSNHLSSFFERQREMGVESSTAARYMSSLKGFFRYLENNNYIEKNPTGKLTPVKIGRKLPAVLSFNEIEKILDAPNTDDITGLRDKAILETLYSSGLRVSELINLKINDLYFDDEVVRVLGKGSKERIVPLGSSAINWLKKYLLHSRPHLEKKSKSQNFVFLNMKMGSKISRMSIWNIVNRYAEEAGIKKEIHPHTFRHSFATHLLEGGADLRAVQEMLGHADISTTQIYTHIDRNYIKQVHRDHHPRG
- a CDS encoding ABC transporter ATP-binding protein is translated as MKTYYRVLSYIKPYRKHLTASVLFSILYALLNTISVYLLIPLLNTLFQEKGALQPQTKSLTQTTIDTSAGNWLSKIGNEIAESFKNYLFSGTDREILLKICFLILFAFLLKNVFGYLQAYYMAFVEQGMIRDLRNQSYVHLHKLPMSYFKNEKTGNLISRITNDVNVVQASVSAVFLNMVREPLTILFFLGLAVSISWRLTLFSLVVLPFTIGVISWIGLILRKQSGQLQEMMADITTTLHETITGVKIVKAFGMENYENKKFKVQTQSFFKLVLKMARVRNIASPLTEFLSVVVGGAMIYYGGELVLVDKTLNASEFIVFLLAIFQMMPPIKELSGVNNRIQESSAAAERVFEILDTEPRIKNVSSPVSISDFKDKIEFQNVSFHYDDDNELVLNNINLSVKKGNVIAFVGSSGAGKTTCVDLLPRFYDPTSGKILLDGIDIKEIRLEDLRKLMGIVTQETVLFNESVKNNIAYGIDDCSEERLISASKAANAHNFVLELPHGYDTIVGEKGTKLSGGQRQRLSIARALLKNPPIMIFDEATSALDNESEVLVQQAIERLMADRTTFVIAHRLSTIRNADRIIVLDKGQIVQDGKHDELLKEEKGIYKKLYELQFRD
- a CDS encoding O-antigen ligase family protein; translation: MFNKKNNVTIDKIVFGFIILFIISLTNSIFVNQIGYFFALILLVVQYLITRENKFEKNGLELVFILFLTAEFISALFSIDHANAFRNFFKRLVLIPIVYTIAASVNDTERAKLYFKIYLGAALLTMVVYIAIAYEHFIAQLYSIESKGPSPFQYVMTAGGLMSLTTIFLFALLINEKGKLSIRIFYFAAFIISAVGLFSSYTRAAWLGAAAGILTIIIIKRKWVILIPLAALLLFALFFFKNESKIYLYQIKEGKLIQQSSFETKGRASRTFVNDNSIMVADHEKGISVYTHDGKLVQQIETPSPAIMVDKWDEKHFIAQLIDSRILILEKDAENKIHLKNSFSTPGNITEAKTRNNIFYASDLDSGLTIIKNPLNIAQRIHLKRINRVTNFDCDSTWFAAFAPVDNNIKLYSMRDGVPITAVDSIATKSPMGFIWVNNNRLFFQSEDEFTQYVIVNSKIRRVGSQKIKGIFSTEFDSDQIYACAFNGVIYSAENQLNHKIDFKQIASTGISFTDFKKSGPTFYFSFYKRNRLTSFIDPYHESNIERIEQWKTGFKIFSHYPVFGVGDIDLGKIYAQYKDPFLKENFGHLHNNYMQFLVILGVFGFVMVMYMLVKVMLMNLKIYKTLKEIPFVSSYSLGAAAAFVGFLFSGLAEWNFGDQEIITMIWFTLGLNIAFHKSYLKSNKNGVQTIE
- a CDS encoding HDIG domain-containing protein; the protein is MQPNTKIKLRSSLRIKLIIVFITVILIVLMFPHGESIESEVTVGSVWIHDDLIASTTFEILKDPVQYENEKLNAARLIQPIFLRDNNIANIKLDSLRKYNVFLSQVLSKSSSNEKKTTFLSDNSYSVFYNLSRQRKLVKTYKLISLARIFDYSFEIVKNIYQRGLLNLTYSEIPRDSITVRDGKFEKIFPKTSYLDRKSVNDFVNFYLTSNVGNNGELNEAVEEYVSNFIKPNLIYSQQLTDIAVQNAKDKVPRNVGIVNENERIVAKHDRIKPETKLKIDSYRIAKGEEIGFVGKSLQSIGKFLHILIIVLPLIIYIRLFRKKIYKDNLKILLIAIIILFISVLAFFVYQINVSTAVEFLVLVPVASMLLTMIFDSRVGFYGTVVSSLIVGGLQGNDYAFALMNIIAGSLAAYTVRDIKNRTQIFRSFLYIFIGYVMSIIAFGFERFDSFEQMLSSFAFAGSNALISPVITYGLIIFIERFFNITTDLTLLELTDFNRPLLKELSKNAPGTFNHSITMGTLAETAAEKIGANPILARVGAYYHDIGKILDPESFVENQTNSNNVHEQLTPDQSVKLIMAHVSKGIELAETYKLPKEIIDFIPMHHGTMVMLYFYSKAKELYGEEKVNINDYRYPGPKPITKETAIVMLADACESTVRSLSDSDSQKIENVVNNLINSRIDDGQLDDAPLTFSDVKKIKDSFLSILVGQHHKRIRYPDQEELESIKPEE